GTGGCTTGCCGTTGGTGCAGTCCGCGCACCTGCCGCACTGCGGTGACCAGCAGATGACGACGTGATCCCCCGGTTTCAGTCCGGTGACCCCGGCGCCCACTTCGAGGATCTCGCCGGCACCTTCGTGCCCGAGCACGGCGGGCATGGCGACCGGGATCGTCCCGGTCATCGCGGACAGGTCGGAATGACAGACGCCGGTCGCCTTGATCTTGACGCGAACCTTGCCGTCGCTGAGCGGGACGGTCGCGACGTCGTCGCGCACGTCGAGGGTGGTGCTGGGGATCTGGCTGAGTACCGCAGCCCTCACTGGGATGCTCGTTTGAGCATCAACGCCCGCTTGGGACACATGTCGACCGCCTCCTGCACCTGGTCGAGCAACTCGGCGGGCGGGTGGAAGTTCGACACCTGAAGGTTGTCGTCGTCATCGACCGAGAAGATCTCCGGCAAGATGCCTTCGCAGACCGCGTTGGCCTCGCACTCGTCCCAGTCGACGACGATCTCAGCTGCACCCTGGGCATCAGTCACGATCGCAGTAGAACATGCTGCGTTTCGCGCGAACAAGCCGCCCCGCAGGGCGCGCTTTCGGCTCGTGCGGAAATCGAGTCGCGATATCTCGACCCAATCTGACGACCCGTCAGATTTACTTGTCACGTGGTGCGCATGGAGCCGGTCGAGGCCGAAGCCGACTGGATGTTGCAGCTCGACGTCTCTGACGGCATCGCGACGCTGACGCTGAACAACCCGCCGAAGCTCAACGCCTGGTCATGGGAGGCGACGCGGCAGCT
The window above is part of the Mycobacteriales bacterium genome. Proteins encoded here:
- a CDS encoding ferredoxin; amino-acid sequence: MTDAQGAAEIVVDWDECEANAVCEGILPEIFSVDDDDNLQVSNFHPPAELLDQVQEAVDMCPKRALMLKRASQ